The sequence gttttttagaTATTTGATGGTCTCTCATCCAAGACTTATATGGGCCTAAGAGTTCAAAGACTTTGAAATTGCCTACTGCATTATATATGGgattaagactagagatgatcgaacctggagcatgctcgagcccatccaaaactttcggcatttgattagcgatggctgctgaacttggataaagccctaaggctatgtggaaaacatggatatagtcattggctgtatccatgttttccagacaaccttagagctttatccaatttctgcagcccccgctaatcaaatgccgaaatttcgggttcgactcgaacccgaacccggttcgctcatctctaagaccGTTAGGTTGAGTTTTAGAGTAGCTTTatacttacaggatctgcagcagatttcacgctgcgagtttgcagatccgctgcggattcttAAGTGtcaagctgaatgggtcccatacacgcagagctgcctgtatgagatccggcccctttaaccccccagccgctgCCTGCCCGCAGCCTCAGCCTTGAGCATAGATTACCTGCTCgtcgccgcggctgtgtgaagctccccaGCTAACCAGCATGGCAGCACGTATTGGCTGAGAAGTAAGGGGAGGCGGGAGCTTCACATAGCCGCGGcgacgagcaggtaatgtatgctcgaggggggggggtgttaaaggggccgggtcccatacaggcagcggatccgctgcgtgtatgggacccattcagcttcacactcgcagcgtgaaatccgctgcggatctgatgcgtgtgaagctacccttaaacaggTAAGGTAGGTCTAAAACATAGGAGCTTTCTACCATGAGCAGCAGGACATCTCTGGAGGGtttacagctagagatgagtgaaccgggtccgagtccatccgaacccgaactttcggcatttgattagcggggctgctgaacttggataaagctctaaggttgtctggaaaacatggatacagccaatgactatatccatgttttccacatagccttagggctttatccaacttcagcagccaccgctaatcaaatgccgaaggttcgggttcggatggactcgagcatgctccaggttcgctcatctctatttacagcCAAGAGCCTGGAACACACACTGCACACTTTCCATCTAATTCCCATAGCCTCATGTGACTGAGAAACTTTGGGAAAGGTTTTACAGTGTGGTCCTATAGTAAGGGATCATTTATAAATCAGTAATTGTGGACCCCCAGCTACACGTGTGTACGCATAACCATCTGCATTTGTACGTACCCATAAGTATGCAGCCTGCATTATGGCTTGCCAGTAttttttgcagcatggatcatggCAACTACAGGGTCCATAGAAATCGATAGATGATATCATGTCTGTTTTTATGGGCCTAAGATTCTGtttcccatagtagccaatcacagttcagctttcattttaccagagcagtgtgaataatctgagctgtgattggttgctgtcggtAACAATTCGAATCTAATGcagcctttacacagatttatctgggagatttttgaagccaaagccaggaacagactataaaaagagaacaggtcataaaggaaagtcttcgttttctcctctttccaaatctattactggctttggcttaaagaatgtcagataaatctctgggTAAAGGCACctttagggttcatttacacagaaagattatctgccaaagatttgaagccaaagccaggaacagactataaacagagatcaggtcataaaggaaagcctgagccttctcctcttttcaaatccatttctggctttggcttcaaatctttggcagataatctttctgtgtaaatggacccttactataGGTTTTTCCTGTACCCCCTGGTTTGTGTTCACATTCTGGTAATGAAGGTGGCTCAAAGACTTGAGATGACTGAGCCTAGGATTGGCTGAAGAGGTCACATGTCACTACAGTGTGAATAACAGCTATCAGATGCTTCTGCGTTGTACATGGTCAGGCAGCAGCATTATATAGCTGTTTTGGTGAGACAGGATCTGAGTGTTCATAATGAAGCCTGTCTAGTGCATCAGATGTAGGGAACTCTTtctgccactagagggcagtGTGACAAAGTTCATCAGATCCTCCTTGTTCTCTACCATGAGGAGATCACTTAAGCATTGTGTTGTTACCAGGCCTGAGGGCATCATGGGGGCACATGGGATGCAGGAGGGAACGCTGACATTGCTTTCATCTTGTGACTAAAATGCCAAGATGAATGCCTGATAATTTTACACTTCTAAACTTCCTCAGTACAGACTTAGTGATGTTACTTGTTTGGTTATTGCCGCTCTGGGATATCTATGTGTAGTATATGTATCTGGGTATGTTGTGTCGTTTTATGATCGACAATGTGAAATTTCTAATTGTTTAACATTTTTCCTCTAAAGTTTTGATGGTGATGATTTCGATGATGCTGAAGAAGATGAAGGTCTTGATGACTTGGACAATGCAGAAGAGGAAGACCAGGAGAATGTTGCCATCTTACCTGCCGGCGAGGGGCAGCAAGCAAACCAGAAGCGTATCACAACTAACTATATGACAAAGTATGAGCGGGCTCGTGTCCTTGGGACTAGAGCACTGCAGATAGCGTAAGTATGGTGCTGCGAAACACTGGACGCTTTATAACTACTAAAGCAATACTACTCTCTGAGCCTAGTTTTTgggttttagggtgggttcaaacAGGACAACTCACAGCGGAAATCTtgcgagttttgcagtgagatccgctacgaTGTAagatcctggcaggtccctgcGAATacgtactcgcagcggtctgaaagactgctttgagtatgtaattcagccgcccccttaacctctTCATCAGCTCccactgtctgtatacattacctgtctccttgctgcacggggtcccggcttcctgctctgccgcccagccaatcagtgtgttgccctgacgcagccactgattggctgggcaggagagcaggaagccggaaccctgtgcagcaaggagacaggtaatgtatacagacagcgggagccAACGAAGGGGTCAAGGGGGCTGTTGAGCTACATACTCGCAACAGTCTGAAAGTTGTATGTATGTagtcacagggacctgccaggacct is a genomic window of Dendropsophus ebraccatus isolate aDenEbr1 chromosome 4, aDenEbr1.pat, whole genome shotgun sequence containing:
- the POLR2F gene encoding DNA-directed RNA polymerases I, II, and III subunit RPABC2; amino-acid sequence: MSDNEDNFDGDDFDDAEEDEGLDDLDNAEEEDQENVAILPAGEGQQANQKRITTNYMTKYERARVLGTRALQIAMCAPVMVELEGETDPLLIAMKELKARKIPIIIRRYLPDGSYEDWGVDELIITD